From Pseudoalteromonas rubra, one genomic window encodes:
- the ilvD gene encoding dihydroxy-acid dehydratase, whose product MAKLRSKTTTEGRQQAGARALWRATGMTDSDFHKPIVAVVNSYTQFVPGHVHLNQLSELMADAIREAGGVPREFNTIAIDDGIAMGHGGMLYSLPSRDLIADSVEYMVNAHCADAMVCISNCDKITPGMLLAALRLNIPVIFVSGGPMEAGKTRLADIDIKLDLVDAMVKGADPSVSDEDSDKVERSACPTCGSCSGMFTANSMNCLLEALGLALPGNGTTLATHADRRFLYEGAAKRILALCDEYYGKDNEAALPRNIANQAAFTNAMTLDIAMGGSSNTVLHLLAAAIEGGVEFDMADIDRLSRTTPFLCKVAPATQQYHIEDVHRAGGIMAILNELAKADKLDLAVGHVAGGTLGEVIKRWDATDPANERAQTFYRAGPAGVRTTQAMSQECRWDELDLDREGGCIRSVEHAFRQDGGLAVLTGNLALDGCIVKSAGVEDDMLCFEGTAVVFESQDDAVEGILGGKVKKGDVVVIRYEGPKGGPGMQEMLYPTSYLKSMGLDKDCALLTDGRFSGGTSGLSIGHASPEAASGGALALVENGDIIRIDIPARSIDVLLDVQQLEARKAQQAARGKMAYKPLDRQRYVSPALKAYALLATSADKGAVRDFEKLEALS is encoded by the coding sequence ATGGCAAAGTTACGCAGCAAAACAACCACTGAAGGCAGACAACAAGCAGGCGCCCGTGCACTATGGCGCGCCACCGGTATGACCGACAGTGATTTTCATAAGCCCATTGTGGCGGTGGTGAACTCGTATACCCAGTTTGTGCCCGGGCATGTGCACCTCAACCAACTCAGCGAATTGATGGCGGACGCTATCCGGGAAGCCGGCGGCGTGCCGCGCGAATTTAATACCATTGCCATTGATGATGGCATTGCGATGGGCCATGGCGGCATGTTGTATTCCTTGCCGTCGCGAGATCTCATTGCTGATTCTGTAGAATATATGGTCAATGCGCACTGTGCAGATGCCATGGTGTGTATTTCAAACTGCGATAAGATCACCCCGGGGATGCTGCTGGCGGCACTGCGGTTGAATATCCCGGTGATCTTTGTCTCAGGCGGACCAATGGAAGCGGGCAAAACGCGTCTGGCTGATATCGACATTAAACTGGACCTGGTAGATGCCATGGTCAAAGGGGCCGATCCCAGCGTCAGTGATGAAGACTCAGATAAAGTGGAGCGTTCAGCCTGTCCAACTTGTGGGTCTTGCTCCGGGATGTTTACGGCTAACTCAATGAATTGTTTATTGGAAGCGCTGGGACTGGCATTGCCGGGCAATGGCACCACACTGGCCACGCATGCCGATCGCCGTTTTTTATATGAAGGCGCAGCAAAGCGTATCCTGGCATTGTGTGATGAGTATTATGGCAAAGACAATGAGGCAGCACTGCCGCGTAACATTGCTAATCAGGCCGCGTTTACCAATGCGATGACCTTAGATATTGCAATGGGTGGTTCATCTAATACGGTATTGCACCTGCTCGCTGCTGCAATAGAAGGGGGAGTTGAGTTCGATATGGCTGACATTGACCGCTTATCTCGCACAACTCCTTTCCTATGTAAAGTGGCGCCGGCAACCCAGCAGTACCATATCGAAGATGTTCACCGGGCCGGTGGCATTATGGCTATCCTCAATGAATTGGCTAAAGCTGACAAACTCGATCTGGCGGTGGGACATGTTGCAGGTGGCACGCTGGGTGAGGTCATTAAGCGTTGGGATGCGACCGATCCGGCCAATGAGCGGGCGCAAACTTTCTATCGTGCTGGTCCCGCAGGCGTACGTACCACCCAAGCAATGAGTCAGGAATGTCGCTGGGACGAGCTGGATCTGGACCGCGAGGGCGGCTGTATTCGCAGTGTTGAACATGCATTTCGTCAGGATGGCGGACTAGCTGTGTTGACCGGCAACCTGGCATTGGACGGGTGTATTGTGAAAAGTGCGGGGGTAGAAGACGACATGCTGTGCTTTGAGGGCACGGCTGTGGTGTTTGAATCTCAGGACGATGCGGTTGAAGGGATCCTGGGTGGCAAGGTGAAAAAGGGCGATGTCGTGGTGATCCGCTACGAAGGCCCGAAAGGTGGACCTGGGATGCAGGAAATGTTGTATCCGACCAGCTACCTCAAATCCATGGGGCTGGATAAAGACTGTGCCTTGTTGACGGATGGTCGCTTCTCTGGCGGGACGTCTGGTTTGTCGATAGGCCATGCCTCTCCTGAAGCGGCCAGTGGGGGAGCGCTGGCACTGGTCGAAAATGGCGATATCATCCGCATTGATATTCCAGCACGCAGCATCGACGTCTTATTGGATGTACAGCAACTTGAGGCACGCAAAGCACAGCAGGCAGCACGTGGTAAAATGGCTTATAAGCCATTGGACCGTCAGCGCTATGTCAGCCCGGCTTTGAAAGCTTACGCCTTATTGGCAACCAGTGCTGACAAAGGTGCAGTACGCGATTTTGAAAAGTTGGAGGCATTGAGTTAA
- a CDS encoding branched-chain amino acid transaminase codes for MTQTSQYIWHNGELIPYEQATTHVLSHAIHYGSSVFEGIRAYDTPKGPAIFRLKDHIQRLFDSAKIYRIEIPYTQEEIMQACKAAVAKNGFTNAYLRPFAFLGHVGLGVHPKSHRAEVTVAAMEWGAYLGEGSLENGVDACVSSWQRLAPNTMPTAAKAGGNYLSSQLITAEAKRHGYVEGIALDVNGYLSEGAGENLFVIRKGIIYTPPTTASILPGLTRDTIMHLAKARGYEVREEPIAREGLYLADEFFMVGTAAEVVPVRSVDQIQVGDGQRGPITAELQQAYFDLVKGQSEDPQGWLDYVNE; via the coding sequence ATGACACAAACTTCACAATACATTTGGCACAACGGCGAATTGATCCCATATGAGCAAGCAACCACACATGTGCTCAGTCACGCCATTCATTATGGTAGCTCCGTATTTGAAGGGATCCGAGCGTACGATACGCCAAAGGGTCCGGCTATTTTCCGTCTGAAGGATCACATTCAGCGCTTATTTGACTCGGCCAAAATCTATCGCATCGAGATCCCTTACACGCAGGAAGAGATTATGCAGGCGTGTAAAGCCGCGGTGGCTAAAAATGGCTTCACCAATGCCTATCTGCGTCCATTTGCCTTTTTAGGTCACGTTGGTTTGGGGGTGCATCCAAAATCACACCGGGCCGAGGTCACTGTCGCGGCGATGGAGTGGGGCGCATATCTGGGTGAAGGCAGCCTGGAAAATGGGGTTGATGCCTGTGTTTCCTCGTGGCAGCGCCTGGCACCGAATACGATGCCAACTGCCGCAAAAGCAGGTGGTAACTATTTGTCATCTCAGTTGATCACCGCAGAAGCCAAGCGTCACGGTTATGTTGAAGGTATCGCACTGGACGTAAACGGCTATCTCAGTGAGGGTGCTGGCGAGAACCTGTTTGTGATCCGTAAGGGCATCATCTATACCCCGCCAACCACGGCGAGTATCTTGCCGGGCCTGACTCGTGACACCATCATGCATCTGGCCAAAGCGCGAGGCTATGAAGTCAGAGAAGAGCCAATCGCTCGTGAGGGTCTGTATCTGGCAGACGAGTTCTTTATGGTGGGCACTGCGGCTGAAGTGGTACCGGTGCGCAGTGTTGATCAGATCCAGGTGGGTGATGGTCAGCGCGGACCTATCACCGCAGAATTGCAGCAGGCTTACTTTGATTTGGTTAAAGGACAAAGTGAGGATCCGCAAGGCTGGCTGGATTACGTAAACGAATAA
- the ilvM gene encoding acetolactate synthase 2 small subunit, with the protein MKHQLTVAVNNQAIAVERFLRVARHRGFRLTQLELQGHEELFHVKMTVDSDKPIYLLTSQLNKLVEVQSVDLHTLQQAI; encoded by the coding sequence ATGAAACATCAACTCACCGTAGCGGTAAACAATCAAGCCATCGCAGTCGAGCGTTTTTTACGCGTCGCCCGTCATCGCGGGTTTCGCCTGACGCAACTGGAGCTCCAGGGCCACGAAGAGTTATTTCACGTCAAAATGACAGTAGATAGTGACAAACCTATCTATCTATTGACGTCACAATTAAATAAGCTTGTTGAAGTGCAATCAGTCGATCTGCACACACTACAGCAGGCAATATAA
- the ilvG gene encoding acetolactate synthase 2 catalytic subunit, with protein MTGAQLVIDMLVKQGVSSVFGYPGGAIMPIYDALYGAPLKHYLTRHEQGAGFAAVGYARSTGKLGVCFATSGPGATNLVTALADAMMDSVPLLAITGQVPTAAIGSDAFQEVDVLGMSLSCTKHSFMVERGEDLAEVLQEAMHIAQSGRPGPVLVDIPKDIQQAQVPVHGWQAEAHQPAPLSSFELDKANELLAQAKKPVAYVGGGVHSADAQAELMAFLQRTQMPAVSTLKALGSVKPDYAYDLGMLGMHGGQAANLAVQECDLLVCIGARFDDRVTGNLAKFAAAAKVIHLDIDPAEVGKRKPAAASLIADLKVSLPLLQGELAPAPWRAHISALAEQHAWRYDYPGDKVFAPYLLNRLSRLMPDTGVVCCDVGQHQMWVAQHMRFSHPSNHLSSGGAGTMGFGLPAAIGAQVARPDDMVITVSGDGSIMMNIQELATIRRNNLPVKIVILDNQRLGMVRQWQQLFFDGRYSETNLSDNPDFVQLAAVFGIPGQTITRADEVDGAVDALLASTGPYILHACIDDKENVWPLVPPGAANHEMMTQSQQQN; from the coding sequence ATGACAGGCGCACAATTGGTAATAGACATGTTAGTAAAACAAGGGGTGAGTTCAGTATTCGGGTATCCGGGTGGTGCCATCATGCCGATTTACGATGCGTTATACGGTGCGCCACTAAAGCATTACCTGACGCGTCACGAGCAAGGCGCAGGGTTTGCTGCGGTTGGCTATGCCAGAAGCACAGGTAAGCTGGGTGTATGTTTTGCTACTTCAGGTCCGGGCGCAACCAATCTGGTGACGGCGCTGGCTGATGCCATGATGGACTCAGTGCCCTTGCTTGCGATCACCGGACAAGTTCCTACCGCAGCGATTGGCTCAGATGCTTTTCAGGAAGTCGATGTCTTGGGTATGTCGTTGTCTTGTACCAAGCACAGCTTTATGGTCGAGCGTGGTGAAGACCTGGCTGAGGTGTTGCAGGAGGCCATGCACATTGCGCAATCGGGCCGCCCCGGCCCGGTATTGGTTGATATCCCTAAAGACATTCAACAGGCACAGGTCCCTGTTCATGGTTGGCAGGCCGAAGCGCACCAGCCAGCTCCGCTGTCGAGCTTTGAGTTGGACAAAGCCAACGAGTTGTTAGCTCAGGCGAAAAAGCCGGTTGCTTATGTGGGGGGCGGTGTTCACAGTGCAGATGCACAAGCTGAGTTGATGGCTTTTTTGCAGCGTACACAGATGCCAGCCGTGTCGACCTTGAAAGCACTTGGCAGTGTAAAACCTGATTATGCCTACGACCTGGGTATGTTGGGAATGCACGGTGGTCAGGCAGCCAATCTGGCAGTGCAAGAATGTGATTTGCTGGTTTGTATCGGTGCGCGCTTTGACGACCGGGTAACCGGCAACCTGGCCAAGTTTGCCGCTGCGGCCAAAGTGATCCACCTGGATATTGACCCGGCCGAAGTTGGTAAGCGTAAACCCGCTGCGGCTTCACTGATCGCCGATTTGAAAGTGTCGCTGCCTTTATTACAGGGCGAACTGGCTCCGGCGCCGTGGCGTGCTCATATCAGCGCACTGGCTGAGCAGCACGCCTGGCGCTACGACTACCCCGGCGACAAAGTGTTTGCACCTTATTTGCTTAATCGCCTGAGCCGTTTGATGCCGGATACTGGGGTGGTGTGTTGCGATGTGGGTCAGCACCAGATGTGGGTGGCACAACATATGCGCTTTAGTCACCCAAGTAATCACCTGAGCAGTGGGGGAGCTGGGACTATGGGGTTCGGTTTACCGGCTGCCATCGGTGCTCAGGTTGCCCGGCCTGATGATATGGTGATCACGGTCTCTGGTGATGGCTCCATCATGATGAATATTCAGGAGCTGGCAACGATACGGCGCAATAACTTACCGGTCAAAATTGTCATTCTCGATAACCAACGTCTGGGTATGGTACGCCAGTGGCAGCAGCTCTTTTTTGATGGCCGCTATAGTGAGACCAATTTGTCAGACAATCCGGATTTTGTACAACTGGCGGCAGTGTTTGGGATCCCGGGGCAGACCATCACCCGTGCCGATGAGGTCGATGGTGCAGTTGATGCACTATTGGCTTCCACGGGACCTTATATATTGCACGCTTGCATCGACGACAAAGAAAACGTCTGGCCATTGGTACCGCCAGGCGCGGCTAATCATGAAATGATGACGCAATCGCAGCAGCAAAACTAA
- a CDS encoding TraB/GumN family protein, translating into MPHFIRLTQFIFTLFLLLLSQIAIAQPALWSVEKNGITSYLFGTVHVGDSTMHGLDPRIKAAIKSSQTVVVELNTEAISPLELQRKTLPFMLQKPGNTLQTSLSTVTYKQVKDYLSKRKIDIALFESYQPWSVMLTILRLEYQQAGFSEDYGIDKQIIEYATRIKKPIMELESLEQQLTLFSTLGDQNDAMIADTLKQVEDFERYFTQMITAWKQGNYQKLNTFYKLSFDDSEYGQHAEQVMLIQRNNNWVATLTPRLAKSAHFIAVGALHLPQQHGLLTQLTARGFTVQRVK; encoded by the coding sequence ATGCCTCACTTTATTCGCCTGACACAGTTTATCTTTACACTCTTTTTGTTACTCCTCAGCCAGATTGCTATCGCACAACCTGCACTATGGAGCGTAGAAAAAAACGGCATCACGTCTTACCTGTTTGGTACTGTACACGTTGGAGATAGCACAATGCACGGCCTGGATCCGCGTATAAAAGCCGCTATAAAAAGCAGTCAAACAGTGGTCGTCGAGCTCAATACCGAAGCCATTAGCCCCCTGGAGCTACAACGCAAAACCTTACCTTTTATGCTGCAAAAACCAGGGAATACACTTCAAACCAGCCTGTCTACGGTGACTTATAAACAAGTAAAAGATTATCTCTCTAAGCGCAAAATCGATATCGCGCTGTTTGAAAGCTATCAGCCCTGGTCTGTTATGCTCACCATTCTGCGACTCGAGTATCAACAAGCGGGATTCAGTGAAGACTATGGCATTGATAAGCAAATAATCGAGTATGCCACCCGCATCAAAAAGCCCATCATGGAATTGGAAAGTCTGGAACAACAGCTGACCTTGTTCAGTACTTTGGGCGATCAAAACGATGCCATGATTGCCGACACACTGAAGCAGGTTGAGGACTTTGAGCGATACTTCACCCAAATGATAACAGCCTGGAAACAAGGCAATTATCAGAAACTAAATACCTTTTATAAACTGAGTTTTGATGACTCCGAGTATGGCCAGCACGCCGAGCAAGTCATGCTCATTCAACGTAATAACAACTGGGTAGCGACATTGACACCCAGACTGGCCAAATCAGCGCATTTTATCGCCGTGGGTGCGCTACATTTACCACAGCAGCATGGACTGCTTACTCAGCTGACAGCACGAGGGTTCACCGTTCAACGGGTCAAGTAA
- a CDS encoding response regulator — translation MKFNLNWERVWRLDDPAGFGRDNLDNLVTRYRLKYLVALVIMLLVLTMTTGLTLYLLDQQKQVARVINVAGMQRMLSQKAALHLEYVIIMREHNVTADRQALNNALQLMQANHDFLLMRDGEQYKHLNAELYQWYFAQPGDLDRQLKQYLALLSGVASQPDLDQSQEIHIRSQLLLQGLDHAVLLFEQFTNEKLEKLRNLQLLMWLLGLALLLAEIKWIFFPMERSIASAIDRLQQTRLKAEHANQSRAMFLARASHELRTPLQAVLGYLHLYQESQRDSYLAQANKAAQQLKALIASVEDYNRLSDEQQPELNCHPARLTDTLGQPVATYRLLAREKGLDFSYHFSSHTEKIFACDHERLSWVIGQLLDNAVKFTEQGTVRLSARVEPVNPEEDEFNWRFFCEVEDSGPGFNVVQIKASASGISPDGHHYQGLQLGLARCNLLLAIMSGELTFLPCEPHGTKASLSLPLKRLPEPEPVSGLTHHKVLLVEDNQLNAKIIEKMLDNMELTSIHVSHGGQAIEVLAHQSFDVILMDLNMPIMDGFKAIKEIRQTLMLSTPILVLTANTSEQAIKSAVQLGATDYLFKPVEKGALERALHKVLTLSDAT, via the coding sequence TTGAAATTTAATCTAAACTGGGAAAGAGTCTGGCGCTTGGATGATCCGGCTGGTTTTGGGAGGGATAATTTGGACAATCTGGTTACACGCTATCGCCTGAAATACCTGGTCGCACTGGTGATCATGTTGCTGGTGTTGACGATGACGACTGGCCTGACTTTGTATCTGCTGGATCAGCAAAAACAGGTTGCCAGAGTGATCAATGTTGCAGGTATGCAGCGCATGCTGTCGCAAAAAGCCGCATTGCACCTGGAGTATGTCATCATCATGCGCGAACACAACGTGACGGCAGATCGTCAGGCACTGAACAATGCGCTGCAGCTTATGCAAGCCAACCATGATTTTTTGCTCATGCGCGATGGCGAGCAATACAAGCACCTCAATGCCGAGCTTTATCAATGGTATTTCGCGCAGCCGGGTGATTTGGACAGGCAATTAAAACAATATTTGGCGCTGTTGTCCGGCGTTGCCAGTCAGCCTGATTTAGATCAGAGCCAGGAGATCCATATCCGCTCTCAACTGTTGTTGCAGGGCTTAGATCATGCGGTGTTGTTGTTTGAGCAGTTTACCAATGAAAAACTTGAGAAACTGAGGAACCTGCAACTGCTGATGTGGTTACTGGGGTTGGCTTTGCTGCTCGCTGAGATTAAGTGGATATTTTTCCCTATGGAACGCAGCATCGCCAGCGCGATAGACCGCTTGCAGCAAACACGCCTGAAAGCTGAGCATGCCAACCAAAGTCGCGCCATGTTTCTGGCTCGCGCCAGTCACGAATTGCGGACGCCCTTGCAGGCTGTGCTGGGGTATCTGCACTTGTATCAGGAATCACAGCGTGACAGCTACCTTGCACAAGCGAATAAAGCAGCCCAGCAATTGAAGGCCTTGATCGCGTCTGTGGAGGACTACAACCGCTTGTCTGACGAACAGCAACCAGAGTTAAATTGTCACCCGGCCAGGCTGACCGATACTCTGGGTCAGCCTGTGGCCACTTATCGTCTGCTGGCCAGAGAGAAAGGCCTGGATTTTAGCTATCACTTTAGCAGCCACACGGAAAAAATATTTGCCTGTGATCATGAACGCCTGAGCTGGGTTATTGGTCAGCTACTCGACAATGCCGTTAAATTCACCGAGCAAGGCACGGTGAGATTGTCCGCCCGCGTGGAGCCTGTCAATCCGGAAGAGGATGAGTTCAACTGGCGTTTTTTCTGTGAAGTAGAAGACAGCGGGCCCGGATTTAATGTGGTGCAGATCAAAGCATCTGCGTCGGGCATCAGCCCGGATGGCCACCATTATCAGGGGCTGCAACTGGGGCTAGCCCGTTGCAACTTGTTGCTGGCGATTATGTCTGGTGAGTTGACTTTTTTACCCTGTGAACCGCATGGTACAAAAGCATCTTTGAGTTTGCCGCTGAAGCGACTCCCGGAGCCGGAGCCGGTAAGTGGACTGACCCACCATAAAGTGCTGCTGGTGGAAGACAATCAATTGAATGCCAAAATTATTGAAAAAATGTTGGATAACATGGAGCTAACCAGTATTCATGTGAGTCATGGGGGACAGGCCATTGAGGTATTGGCGCACCAGTCTTTTGATGTGATCCTGATGGACTTGAATATGCCGATTATGGATGGTTTTAAAGCCATTAAAGAGATCCGTCAGACGCTGATGTTGTCGACGCCAATTTTGGTGTTGACTGCGAATACCTCAGAGCAGGCAATTAAATCGGCCGTGCAGCTTGGCGCGACCGATTATTTGTTTAAGCCTGTTGAAAAGGGAGCATTGGAGCGCGCCCTGCACAAAGTGCTCACCCTCAGCGACGCAACTTAA
- the dapA gene encoding 4-hydroxy-tetrahydrodipicolinate synthase, translating to MKSHIQLSDQLSDYPLWTALVTPFDACDQVDYHSLQQLVAQQVEANNGILLLGSTGEGLALTLSEQKKIVEFVCSLAPQVPIMVAVGGINLAAQLEWVEFCNTQPIDALLLGSPLYAKPGVVGQTHWFDALLSAANVPCMIYNVPGRSAVAIAPEVLTNLAHHDNLWALKEASGDIATFEAFRRALPSLAIYSGDDALLPYFAQAGAAGLVSVASNAWPGQTAEFVRRALSGTSPNLFTTWADAISSLFAVANPIPVKTLMHLQGTLTTPHLRPPLTHLELTNHAALNAANEQILSWN from the coding sequence ATGAAATCACACATTCAGTTATCTGATCAGTTATCTGACTACCCGTTATGGACGGCCCTTGTCACACCTTTTGACGCGTGCGATCAGGTCGATTATCACAGTTTACAGCAACTCGTTGCTCAGCAAGTTGAAGCCAACAATGGCATCTTGCTGCTTGGCAGTACCGGTGAAGGCCTTGCCCTGACTCTGTCCGAGCAGAAAAAAATCGTTGAGTTTGTCTGTTCGCTTGCACCTCAGGTCCCCATTATGGTTGCCGTCGGCGGCATCAATCTGGCGGCCCAGCTGGAGTGGGTCGAGTTTTGTAATACGCAACCCATCGATGCGCTGTTGCTTGGCTCTCCATTGTACGCCAAACCCGGTGTCGTTGGTCAGACCCATTGGTTTGATGCCCTGCTCAGCGCAGCAAACGTCCCCTGCATGATATACAACGTGCCAGGGCGCAGTGCCGTTGCCATAGCACCTGAAGTGCTAACGAACCTGGCACATCATGACAACCTGTGGGCGCTCAAAGAAGCCAGCGGCGATATTGCCACGTTTGAAGCATTTCGTCGTGCCTTACCCAGCCTGGCGATATACAGCGGTGATGATGCATTGCTGCCTTACTTTGCACAGGCAGGCGCGGCCGGATTGGTGTCAGTGGCATCGAATGCCTGGCCTGGCCAAACTGCCGAATTTGTCCGCCGTGCGTTAAGCGGCACCAGTCCTAACCTGTTCACTACCTGGGCCGATGCCATCAGCAGCTTGTTTGCCGTTGCCAACCCTATCCCGGTAAAGACACTGATGCATTTGCAGGGCACGCTCACGACGCCCCATCTGAGGCCACCGCTCACGCACCTGGAATTAACCAATCATGCGGCACTGAATGCTGCGAACGAACAGATTTTATCCTGGAATTAA
- a CDS encoding 2,3,4,5-tetrahydropyridine-2,6-dicarboxylate N-succinyltransferase — translation MTWSTLLDNLENGSQRAANQDEHGNWHANVEVKEGILAAFRAGQNTEYPGGFVDKDNLAPRGFAAEDAVRMVPGGSSVRRGAYVASGTIIMPPAYVNIGAYIDTGTMVDSHALVGSCAQIGKNVHLSAAVQIGGVLEPVGASPVVVEDDAFIGAGCVLVEGVVVKRGAVLAPGVRLSASIPVYDCVNERTLEKGEAIPPFAIVIPGSRPASSDWAKAQGLSMSCALIVKYRDEQSDASLELEEVLR, via the coding sequence ATGACCTGGTCAACACTATTAGATAATTTAGAAAATGGTTCACAACGTGCTGCGAACCAAGATGAACACGGCAATTGGCACGCTAATGTCGAAGTCAAAGAAGGTATTCTGGCAGCCTTCCGTGCGGGTCAAAATACCGAATACCCGGGCGGTTTTGTAGACAAAGACAATCTTGCCCCACGTGGTTTTGCCGCCGAAGATGCGGTCCGTATGGTCCCCGGAGGCAGCAGCGTGCGTCGTGGCGCTTATGTTGCTTCTGGCACCATCATCATGCCGCCAGCCTATGTCAACATTGGCGCATATATCGACACCGGCACTATGGTCGACAGCCATGCACTGGTTGGTTCTTGCGCCCAGATTGGTAAAAATGTGCATTTAAGCGCTGCTGTTCAGATTGGCGGCGTATTAGAGCCAGTCGGTGCCAGCCCGGTAGTAGTTGAAGATGATGCGTTCATTGGTGCGGGCTGTGTGCTAGTTGAAGGTGTAGTCGTAAAACGCGGTGCGGTGCTGGCACCGGGTGTTCGCCTGTCTGCCAGCATTCCAGTGTATGACTGCGTGAATGAGCGTACCCTGGAAAAAGGGGAAGCCATTCCGCCTTTTGCCATTGTGATCCCGGGGTCGCGTCCAGCCTCCAGTGACTGGGCCAAAGCACAGGGATTGAGCATGTCCTGTGCACTGATTGTAAAATACCGTGACGAACAAAGTGATGCGTCGTTAGAACTCGAAGAGGTACTACGCTAA
- a CDS encoding PLP-dependent decarboxylase, whose protein sequence is MTTLSTPLREQLTALCPDLDIPFFVYDLDALSAHVNHLTTQNVVKLWYAVKANPLSSVLKTLDTAGFNFDVASRGELTQVLAQDIAAERVLNTGPAKSPAQIRHFLDAGVTTFVAESLNQVRWLNDAAQQRQQTLTVLLRVQLRWPAGDKNPLGGDSLTPFGLGCEQWQQLTLRDYPALDFAGLHIFQWGNMLDASKLASLWQQMVPPLTKLSQQLGMRLRILDLGGGLGVPYESGQQALDWDQVIASLAKIKAEAGVQELWMELGRFAVAQCGYYLNPVVEQKCNYGEHQLILAGGINHLLRPAVTSQAFPVQALRASDTAQRQYHLHGPLCTALDHLGSHNLPDDLDYGDWLVFDQCGAYGFTESMPYFLCHELPAEYVFTQGQLYCIRHSETADYYLR, encoded by the coding sequence ATGACCACACTGAGTACGCCACTGCGTGAGCAACTGACTGCACTGTGCCCTGACCTGGACATCCCATTCTTCGTCTACGACCTGGATGCACTGAGCGCACATGTTAATCACCTGACCACCCAAAATGTGGTCAAGCTGTGGTATGCCGTTAAAGCCAACCCGTTATCCAGTGTCCTCAAAACACTGGACACCGCGGGCTTCAACTTTGATGTTGCCAGCCGGGGAGAGCTCACACAGGTATTGGCCCAGGACATTGCGGCCGAACGCGTACTCAACACTGGGCCGGCTAAATCCCCGGCCCAGATCCGCCATTTCCTCGATGCTGGCGTCACCACCTTCGTTGCTGAAAGCCTGAATCAAGTGCGCTGGCTGAACGACGCGGCACAACAGCGTCAACAGACGTTAACTGTGCTGCTTCGCGTTCAATTACGCTGGCCGGCAGGAGACAAAAATCCACTAGGCGGCGACAGCCTGACCCCATTTGGGCTCGGCTGTGAGCAGTGGCAACAACTGACTTTACGCGACTATCCTGCGCTGGATTTTGCAGGCCTGCATATTTTTCAATGGGGCAACATGCTCGACGCCTCCAAACTGGCCAGCCTGTGGCAACAGATGGTCCCCCCACTGACTAAGCTGAGCCAACAGCTGGGTATGCGCCTGAGGATCTTAGATCTGGGCGGGGGATTAGGGGTGCCTTACGAGTCAGGCCAGCAGGCACTCGACTGGGATCAGGTCATCGCTAGCCTGGCCAAAATTAAAGCCGAAGCGGGGGTGCAAGAATTATGGATGGAGCTGGGTCGCTTTGCCGTGGCGCAGTGTGGCTACTACCTTAACCCGGTGGTGGAACAAAAATGCAATTATGGTGAACATCAGCTCATCCTTGCAGGTGGCATCAACCACTTGTTGCGACCGGCCGTGACCAGTCAGGCTTTTCCGGTGCAGGCACTGCGTGCATCTGATACTGCTCAGCGCCAATATCATTTACATGGCCCACTATGTACAGCCCTGGATCACCTTGGTTCGCATAATTTGCCTGATGATCTCGACTATGGCGACTGGCTGGTGTTTGACCAGTGTGGAGCCTATGGCTTCACAGAAAGTATGCCGTACTTTCTGTGTCATGAGCTACCCGCAGAGTATGTTTTCACTCAGGGTCAATTGTACTGTATTCGTCACAGCGAAACCGCCGACTATTATCTGAGGTAA